One Senegalia massiliensis genomic window, GAAAATAAGAAACTAAATCCAATATTAGAATTAAATAATTTATTTATCCCAAGAAAAAATGGGTTTTGGAATATGAAAATTAATAGTACTTCTTCTGCAGATACTTTATCAATAAATCCAATAGAAGATAATATTAATAAATCATTAGAGATTAAAGAACGTAAGGATTTAGACAAAGAGAAAAAAGTAATTCAATTTGTAAGTGATGACTATGTTATAACAGAATATGCCAAAGTAAATGATTTAGATAATTCTGCTCCTAGATTTAGGGTTTTACCTTTAGACAATATTAACTCTTCACAAGGTGTATTTCTAAAGGATATATATATTGAAAATGGGAAAGAAGCATATAATAATTCTGCGAAGGCTTTTTTAGTATCAAAGGGACAAGAAGAATTAAAAAATAAACAAGTTAATATTAATGAACAAAGTTTTACTATGACTAGAAGAAATGGATATTGGATTTTAAAAGGACGTTTATTTTACATGATGGAAGGTAAAGAAAATTATAAGGATTTTAATATAAATATTTTACCTACAGAGGAATTAATAAAATATAATGATCTACTATTATCTTGGAATTATATTAAATCAAGAGTTCCTCAAGCAATAGATGCATATACCTCACCTAATAAGGATTTAGCTATAATAATTACAGAATATGAAATATATATTTTTTATATTGAAAATAATTTATTATCTTCTAAACCTATAAAAATTATTGAAAAGCGAAATCAAGAAGAGGTTATAATGGCAGAATGGTCTACTAATAATTATGTAGATTTATGGAATGATAAAATAAAAGAAGAACTTAAATAAATATATTTAAAACATTATAATTACTAAGGAGTTGCAAGGTAATTGGGGAAAATATTAGTATTAGAAGATGAAGAAAGTATAAGAAAGTTTATAAAAATTAATCTTAAAAGAGCAGGATATGAAGTAATAGAAGCTGTTGATGGAGAAGAAGCTTTACAAAAGTCATTATATGAAAGTGAAATTGATGTTGCTATTTTAGATGTAATGTTACCTGGAATTGATGGATTTTCAGTTTGTAAACAATTAAGAAAAAATGATAAACAAATTGGAATTATTATGTTAACTGCAAGAACTCAAGAAATAGATAAAATAACTGGTTTATCTATTGGTGCTGATGATTATGTAACTAAGCCTTTTAGTCCTAGTGAATTAGTTGCTCGTGTAGATGCACTATATAGAAGAGTAAAGTTGTTAAAGAAAAATAAATCAGATTATTTTATGCAGGGTCCATTTAAAATAGATTTAAAAGGTAGACAATTATATAAAAATGGTAAGATTATAGAGTTAACTCCTATTGAATATGATTTAATATATTTATTTCTAATGAAACCAAATAAGGCACTTAGTAGAAATGATATAATAGATAGTGTATGGGGAAAAGATTATTTTGGGTATTATAAAGCGGTAGATGTAAATATAAGAAGATTAAGAAAAAAAATAGAAGACAATCCATCTGAACCAAAATATATTGAAACAGTATGGGGATATGGATATAGATGGAAAACAAATTAATTATAATTTAAAAAACATATAAAGTAAGAAGGAAAATATATAATTATATAGAAGTAAATATATATAATAAATAAAATAAAAGGAGAGTGATTTAATGATTTCTACTACAACACCAACAATTGAAGGTAAGAAAATTATTGAATATAAAGAAATAGTATTTGGTGAAGTTATTTCTGGAATGGATTTTATAAAAGATTTTGCAGCAGGTCTTACGAACTTCTTTGGAGGACGTTCAAAATCATATGAAGGTGAAATGATCAGAGCAAGAGAAGAAGCAATATTAGAAATGGAAAAGAGGGCAAAACAATTAGGAGCAAATGCAGTAGTAGGTGTAGACATAGATTATGAAGTTTTAGGACAAAGTGGTAATATGTTAATTGTTACTGCATCTGGAACAGCAGTTATTGTAGAATAGATTAATATTAAATGATAATGAAAAGTTAGAATTACAATTTGTAATTCTAACTTTTTTGTGTAAAGTAACCTAAATAATAAACTTTCATAATATATAATAGAATTTAATATTGTATGCTGGGTATATAGAATTTAGGAGGTTGTAAAAATGGATAATAATTATAAAGAAGTTAGTAAAACACTTTGGATAATATTATTTGCTAATTTCTTAGTTGCAATAATTAAGATGATTGTAGGCAATATAGTTATGAGCACAAGTCTTATAGCAGATGGTTTTCATTCTTTTGCAGATGGATCTTCAAATATAGCAGGATTAATAGGAGTGAAACTTGCATCAAAACCTACAGATAAGGATCATCCTTATGGGCATGAAAAGTTTGAATTAATTTCTTCTTTAGTTATATCAGGTATGTTATTTTTTATATCTGGTAATATAGTTATGGATTCATTTAATAAATTATTTAATCCTACAAAATTAAATATAAGTATATATAGCATAGTAGCTATAATATTAACTCTTATAGTGAATATTATAGTTTCAACTCTTGAATATAAGAAAGGTAAAAAGTTAAATAGTTCAATATTGATTTCAGATTCATATCATACGAGAAGTGATATATTTGTTTCCCTTGGAGTACTTATTACATTAATACTAATAAATTTAGGATTACCTAATATAATAGACCCAATTGTATCATTTATTGTTGCAGGCTTTATAATTAAAGCTGCTATTGAAATCTTTATATCTAGTAGTAGAATATTAGTAGATAAAAAGGCTCTTGATACTGAAAAAGTAAAAGGAATTATAGACAAATATTCAGAGATAAAAGGAATTCATAAAATACGTAGTAGAAGTACTGGAAAAAAAGTTTTTTTAGATTTACATATGTTACTTTCTCCAGATATGACCATAAAAACTTCACATGATTTAATTCATAATATAGAAAAAGATATGAAAGAAAATATTGATGAAGGTATTCAAATAATAGCTCATTTTGAACCCTATTATGAGGATTAATTTAATATTATATTGTTAATTTTCTAAAAATTCAGTTGACAAGAAAAAATAATTGTTATAAAATGTATTTGAAACAACGTTTCTTTTTTTATCCTCTAGCTGAAACAACGTTTCAATATGAATGAAATCGTTTTCTAACCTAAAATTATTAAGAAAGGTAAAGGTGGTAAGATGAAGCATAAGTTTATTGCAAAAAGATATTGGAAAGATATAACTACTCCTATGGGGCAGTCGGATGTTTTAGCAGCAAGTTTTGATGATGTAATTAATTTAAGTTTGGGAGATCCTGATCTTATTACAGATGACTTAATTATTGATAATTCAATGAAAGATGCTAAAGCAGGTCACACTAAATATACTGATTTTAGAGGTGATCCTGAGCTGAGAAAAGAGATAATAAAAACGTATAAAAAAGATTATAATATTGATTTTAAAGATGAAGAAATAATGGTAGTAGCTAGTGGATGTCTAGCAATGTATCTTGTACTGGAAGCAATAATAGATGATGGAGACGAAGTAATTATACATTCACCTTTTTTTACACCTTATCCACAGCAAGTTGAACTTGCAAGAGGAATTCCTGTATTCTTAGATACTTTAGAAGAAGAAGATTTTCAAATAAATATTGAAAGATTAGAATCTTTAATAACAGAAAGAACTAAGGCTTTGATTATAAATACACCTAATAATCCAACAGGAACATGTTTTACTAGAAGTACACTTGAAGATATAGCATACATAGCTAAAAAATATGATTTAGTTATAATTTCCGATGAAATATATGGAGCATATTCATACCAGAATCCATTTATACCAATGGTTACTATTGATGATATGAAAGAAAGAACAATAACTATAAATAGCTTTTCTAAAGATTATACAATGACAGGTTGGAGGATAGGACATGTACTAGCTCCAGACTATATAATAAAAACTATTCAACAAATAAATGAAAATGTAGTATTTACTGCTCCATCTATATCACAAAGAGGCGCAATATATGCCCTGAGAAATAGAGAAAAAATACAACCTCCTATGATAAAGGAATATCGAGATAGAATTTTTTATGCATATGAAAGAATAAACAAAATACCAAATATGAGTGTATTATCACCAAAAGGTACATTTTATTTATTTGTAAATATTAAAGAAACTGGATTATCTTCTACTGAAGTTAGTGATAGAATTTTAAAAAAAGCTCATGTATTAGTATTGCCTGGAATAGCTTTTGGTGAAGCAGGTGAAGGTTATGTTAGAATAGCTTGTACTGTAGGAATAGAAAAGCTTAAAGAAGCATTTGATAGGATAGAAAAAATGAAACTATTTCAAAATTAAAGGAGAGATAAAATGTTCAATATAAAAAAAGTAGTATTTCTTGGTGTTCCTGGTATGAATCCTAAAGATATAACAAATATGGAGAAATACATTAAAGAAGAATACGAAAATGTTGATTATGAATTTTTGTCTGAAAATGTAATACCAAAAGATGAATTAATTGAAAAATGTAAAGATATAGATGTTTTAATTTCTTGGGATCAGAAAATGGATGATGAAATTTATGAAAAATTGAAATTACGTGCTTATTGTGCTGCAAGTACAGGATATAATGCTGCAAATGTTGATGCAGCAACTAGAAATAATGTGATTGTTACAAATGTTTCAGGATATTGTACAGAAGAAGTTGCAACACATACCATAATGTTAATTCTAAGTCTTTATAGGAAAACATATAAAATGATTCCATATGTAAAAGAAGGAAATTGGGATCTAGAGATATTAGGTAAAATTAAAAGATTTGAAAATAGTACAGTAGGATTATATGGATTTGGCAAAATACCACAAGCAGTAGCAAAAAAATTAAGTGGTTTTGGAGTTAGAATTATTTCTTCAGATCCATTTGTAACAAAAGAGGATATGAATGAATTTAACGTAGAAAAAGTTGAAACAGA contains:
- a CDS encoding C-terminal binding protein; protein product: MFNIKKVVFLGVPGMNPKDITNMEKYIKEEYENVDYEFLSENVIPKDELIEKCKDIDVLISWDQKMDDEIYEKLKLRAYCAASTGYNAANVDAATRNNVIVTNVSGYCTEEVATHTIMLILSLYRKTYKMIPYVKEGNWDLEILGKIKRFENSTVGLYGFGKIPQAVAKKLSGFGVRIISSDPFVTKEDMNEFNVEKVETDTLLKESDYLSLHAPLVDSTKYFIRKENIKKMKNTAYIINTARGALINSEDLYNSLKNGEILGAGLDVLEVEPPGELEKKIINLKNTIVTAHSAYLSEEAADQQIKTTAKIVGQILRGERPMNVINPKVLDNIQ
- a CDS encoding cation diffusion facilitator family transporter, with the translated sequence MDNNYKEVSKTLWIILFANFLVAIIKMIVGNIVMSTSLIADGFHSFADGSSNIAGLIGVKLASKPTDKDHPYGHEKFELISSLVISGMLFFISGNIVMDSFNKLFNPTKLNISIYSIVAIILTLIVNIIVSTLEYKKGKKLNSSILISDSYHTRSDIFVSLGVLITLILINLGLPNIIDPIVSFIVAGFIIKAAIEIFISSSRILVDKKALDTEKVKGIIDKYSEIKGIHKIRSRSTGKKVFLDLHMLLSPDMTIKTSHDLIHNIEKDMKENIDEGIQIIAHFEPYYED
- a CDS encoding response regulator transcription factor, translated to MGKILVLEDEESIRKFIKINLKRAGYEVIEAVDGEEALQKSLYESEIDVAILDVMLPGIDGFSVCKQLRKNDKQIGIIMLTARTQEIDKITGLSIGADDYVTKPFSPSELVARVDALYRRVKLLKKNKSDYFMQGPFKIDLKGRQLYKNGKIIELTPIEYDLIYLFLMKPNKALSRNDIIDSVWGKDYFGYYKAVDVNIRRLRKKIEDNPSEPKYIETVWGYGYRWKTN
- a CDS encoding pyridoxal phosphate-dependent aminotransferase, with amino-acid sequence MKHKFIAKRYWKDITTPMGQSDVLAASFDDVINLSLGDPDLITDDLIIDNSMKDAKAGHTKYTDFRGDPELRKEIIKTYKKDYNIDFKDEEIMVVASGCLAMYLVLEAIIDDGDEVIIHSPFFTPYPQQVELARGIPVFLDTLEEEDFQINIERLESLITERTKALIINTPNNPTGTCFTRSTLEDIAYIAKKYDLVIISDEIYGAYSYQNPFIPMVTIDDMKERTITINSFSKDYTMTGWRIGHVLAPDYIIKTIQQINENVVFTAPSISQRGAIYALRNREKIQPPMIKEYRDRIFYAYERINKIPNMSVLSPKGTFYLFVNIKETGLSSTEVSDRILKKAHVLVLPGIAFGEAGEGYVRIACTVGIEKLKEAFDRIEKMKLFQN
- a CDS encoding putative heavy metal-binding protein; protein product: MISTTTPTIEGKKIIEYKEIVFGEVISGMDFIKDFAAGLTNFFGGRSKSYEGEMIRAREEAILEMEKRAKQLGANAVVGVDIDYEVLGQSGNMLIVTASGTAVIVE